The DNA window GAAGCGGATGTCGAAGGCGAGCTGGCTGGTTGCGGTCCTTCTGATGGCCACCGTCGAAGCCCTGGCGCAGACCAGGCAGCAGCCCTCGCGTCAGGTACTGGTCAGCATTCCCGACCGGAAGCTCGCGGTGCTGGAAGAGGGCCGCGTGCTCAAGGTGTTTCCGGTTGCGGTCGGCGCCGAAGTCAGCCCAAGCCCCGATGGTGAGTTCCAGATCATCAACCGCCTCACCAATCCCACCTACTACCACAAGGGCACGGTGATCGGCCCCGGGCCCGCGAACCCGCTGGGCTCGCGCTGGATGGGCCTAAGCCTCAAGGGATACGGCATTCATGGCACGAACGCGCCGCGCTCCATCGGCAAGGCGGCCTCGCACGGCTGCATCCGCATGGCCAAGCGCGACCTGGAGCAGGTGTTCGACATGGTGCGCGTGGGCGATACGGTTGTGATCCGCGCGGAAGCCGACGCACAGACGGCGCAGATCTTCGGTTCCACCGAAACGGTGGTCGCGCAGGCCCAGCCGGTTTCGACCGGCACCGGAAGCCAATGACGACTCGGACTACGAGTTACTGACTACGGACTGGCGACTACGCAGGAGAGAGGAGAAGGCCAATGCAGGACGCGATTTCAGTAACGGTAGTGATCGCCGGACTCTTCTTCTCCCTCACCTGCGCGCTGCTGCTGGAGGAGTTCATCTTCGGCGGCCTGTTCCACCTGCTGCGGCCGCTACGCCGTCCCGCGCCGCGGCCCCAGCCGGAAGACGATCTCTTCGGAAATTCCGAGAAGTAAGGGAGGAAACTATGCTCGCATTGAAGTACTTGTTGCTGGCCGGCGCGATCGGGATGTTCATCGCCGCGCTCGCCGTCGTGGCGTACGAATTGTACGCAGAACTCCAACACCGCCGCACCGGATTTCCTGAACCCGCACCCCTGCGCTGGCGCACCGCCGTGGCGCTGGTGACGGTGGCGTGGGCGCCGCTGCTGATCGCGCTGAGTATCATCGTGGTCCCTAGCGGGATGGCTGGCGTGCGCGTCAGCCAGATCATGGGGACGCGTCCCGGAACGCTCTATCCCGGCGTGCACCTGGTCAAGCCGTTTATCGATCGTGTGGAGATGTTCGATACGCGCGACCACCTATACACCACCGGCGTGACGAGCGAAGTCGACAAATCCAAAGACAAGAGAAAAGTCGAGCCGCTGAACGTGCAGGCGAAGGAAGGCCTTTCACTCGGGCTCGCGATCACCGTGCGCTACAGCCTCGATCCCAACCGCCTCGACCACATCCAGAGCCACCTGCCGCAGCCGGTGGACACTGAACTGGTGCCGCCGGTGGTGGCCAGCGCGTGGCGCGAACTGGTACCCAACTACACCGTACGCGACGTCTTCTCCGCCAAGCGCGAAGAAGTGCGCTCCAAGGCGGAGAAGATCATCACGCAAAAACTCGGCGCCGACGGCATTCGCGTGAAGGAAGTCATGCTGCGCGACATCACGTTGCCGCCGGAGTACGCCAAGGGCCTGGAAACCCTGCTGCTGCGGGAGCAGGAGAACGACCGCATGGGCGTGGAAACCGAGATCCAGCAGAAGCAGGTGCGCATTTCCGAGCTCCAGGCCGAGGCGCAGAAGGTACGCGAGGTGAAGGGCGCCGAAGGCCAGGCACAGGTGCGCGTGCTGCAGGCCAAGGGCGAGTCCGATGCCATGCAGTACACGCTGCCGCTGAAGCAGAAGCAAATCGAGCAGTCGCGGCTCGAGGCCGAAGCGCGCAAGGAGACGACCATCAAGAATGCCGAGGCCGCGGCGCAAGCCAAGGTGATTGACAGCAAGGCGGAGCTGGAGCGGCGCAACCTGCTCGCCGACGCCGAGGCCAACCGCATCCGCGTCACTGCCGCGGCCGACGCCGAGCGCATGAAGTCGGAAGCCCTGGTACTCAAGCAGAATCCGTTGCTCATCAACAAGATCGTGGCCGAGCGTCTCTCGGACAAGATCCAGGTGATGATGGTGCCCTCGGATGGAAAATTCTTCTTCGCCAACGACGTGCTCCGCAGCCTGAGCGCGCCGCCGCAGTCGGGTGGGGAAGACGATCCGCCGCCGCAGGGGAAACAGGGACAGCGGTGAAGCTGTCGACGGTCTACGGTCGGCGGCTGACGGCAAGCGGCTGTCGACCGTCGACCGTCGTCGTGATGGAACGATGTTGATCGCGAGTTATAATCCGCGCAGCTTCATGACCCGCAACGGAACCCGGTTTAGCGCGCTCGTCGTGCTCGCACTTCTCTTGTCCGTGCCGGCCATGGCGCAATGGGCCGAGCCGGTCGCGCAACTGGCGCGCGAGATTAGCGCCATCACCGGGCCGGGCACGGTCACACTCACCGTCCACAACATCTCGTCGTTGACGGCCGACTATGTTCCGGTCATCAAGCGCGATCTGCAGAACGATCTGCGCGCGGCAGGCGTGCGCGTGGTCACCGCCAACGCCGCCGCGGCCGAGGTGAAACTCACGCTCTCGGAAAACGCGCAGGGCTACGTCTGGGTCGCCGAAGTGCACCAGGCGAACGAAACGAAAGTGGGAATCGTCACCGCGCCGCGCCCGCAAGCGGCCGCGCCGGCGCAGATCGGGCCGTTGGTGGTAATCCGCAAGAGCCAGCTCTGGTCGCAGGATTCGCCGATCCTAGACGTCGCTCTCGTGCAGGCCGGCGCCGAGGAGCACATGGTCGTGCTCGACGCGGCCAACGTCTCGCTGTACAAGATGACCGCCGGCCGCTGGACCCCGGCGGAACAGTCTGCCGTCCCACACACCCACGCTTGGCCGCGCGACATGCGC is part of the Terriglobia bacterium genome and encodes:
- a CDS encoding L,D-transpeptidase: MRKISGNSKRMSKASWLVAVLLMATVEALAQTRQQPSRQVLVSIPDRKLAVLEEGRVLKVFPVAVGAEVSPSPDGEFQIINRLTNPTYYHKGTVIGPGPANPLGSRWMGLSLKGYGIHGTNAPRSIGKAASHGCIRMAKRDLEQVFDMVRVGDTVVIRAEADAQTAQIFGSTETVVAQAQPVSTGTGSQ